A segment of the Crassostrea angulata isolate pt1a10 chromosome 10, ASM2561291v2, whole genome shotgun sequence genome:
TCTGACTTTGTGCAACCGTACGGACGAGTACTTGAACATGGAAGCTTTTTTAAGGTTTGAACATCTTGTGCAAATCATCATACCCATGATATTTGGATTGATAGTCATCCTGGGATTCGTAGGAAATATCTTAGTCATATTTGTTGTTTGGTCTTACAAACAAATGCAAAATACCACCAACATTCTGATCGTCAGTTTGGCCGTGGCGGACTTATTCTTTATCATCTTTTGTGTTCCGTTTACGGCAGCCAGCTACGCAATGTGGATCTGGCCGTTTGGTGCCATCTGGTGCAAAATTGCGCACTATTTGATGCATGTCTCTGCGTACGCTAGTGTCTGGACTTTGGTATTGCTTTCCCTCGATAGATACTTAGCAGTCGTACATCCGATACCATCGATGCGCCTGCGCAACCGACGTAATACTTATCTTCTCGTATACATTACTTGGACCTTCATCTGTTGCGGAAATGTGCCCATTTTCTTACAATATGGCGTAGTTCACTACAACTGGATGGGTTTTCAGCGATCGGCATGCTTGAATCTTGATGGTATGAGAAATAAAATGAAGCAAAAAGTCTTCTACGTGTGTTTCTTCGCGTTTGGATACATGATACCGCTGATGCTGATTTGCCTACTGTACGGGTTCCTATTGAAGCGACTTCTTTATGGTGTTGTACCGGGGGGTAGTCAGCGAGCCGACAGCATCAGAGCCAAAAAGAGGGTCACTAAAATGGTTGTCATCGTAGTTCTGATATTTGCTCTGTGTTGGCTTCCTATTCAAGTGATCTTTTTGGTTCAAAATTTTCACCCCGACTATGAACTCACTACTAAGACTTCTTCTATTAATATGGCCGCCAACTGCTTAGCATACATGAACAGTTGTGTCAATCCCATTTTGTATGCGTTTTTGTCTGAAAATTTCAGACGAAGTTTTCGTCGATTACTTTGCTGTCTACCAGAACCTTGTAGCAAATACGCACACGAGAAAACAAACGTCAGAGGAATGGAAACCAGAGATACGTTGCTTAACAATGGCAGTTCAAAAAGTAAAAGTGAAAATGGCAAAGACAAAAATTGCAATGTTGGTGAATGTATTGAACTGAAAGCGCTCACTGAATTGTAACATGCACGACCTACGCTGTAACAGtgttttcgaaaaaaaaaattcgccaTGCAGACATTTTCGTACTTATACTGTGGCAATCCATTAAGATGGTTGAAAGTGCATTTGGTGCATTATgggtataaatatatactagtataccatTGACAACACATGTATCATTTACATGTGACTTTTGTGTTGTTTTCCATTGAGTTTAGTTTGCTGCTAAAATTGTCACTGAAATATCTTTTGTGTTGTTAAGTATCTTTTATCTCGTAAACTTTGTAATTTATGCTTTCCTTGTAATAAGTGAATAAACTACTGGACCTAaatttccgattttaatgaCGACGCATTAATTTCCTTCCCAAACAAGGGAGAATAAAATTAAGTTGAGCAGCGTTATATCTGTTAAAGACACACGAGACGTACCTCAATTTTAGATAGCTTCGTAGAAAGATTATTTAATTGctatatttgcatttaaaactGTCAATGACAAAAAGTTCATGGTATATTACCAGGCTTTTTTTTGATATTGGAATATTTTGGATTTTCCTTTTAATAGCAGGCAGAATGCAATTTGATGcttataataaataaagttatacttaatctatattttttccattgaaactacatgtatatgtcaaaCTAGAAAGCTATCAGGTAACATGAAATATGATTATGGAATCAAAGCGGAAATCTtcacaaaagtttttttttttttaaagaataatggAAGATACATGTAGGTCGCGTTTGACCTTAAAGGCTtatataatttactttttattaagACCTCagaaatataaatatcattCAATGGTATAATTTGTAGACACTGCatctttttgtttacaaaaacttATTATGCACGATCAATTATTACCTATAGGAATTGGATTGTTAAACAGTCACATCAATGAAACACCAAGGCTGTCAATAACTTATCATTCGTAAAATATCAATTGGCATTCTTATTTGccaaatttattaaaagaacaatttttcaattaacATGAAATAACCTTGAACGTTACACCCCAGATGATCCATAAGGATGGGAGTCTGCATTTGATTACAAGTACCTGTCAAATAAAGACTCTTCGATTTAATATGTCTGCTTACgaacaattataaataaaactggTGGACACAACAAACTATGTTGGTCAAAACCTGCAGTTGTTAAACAGTTCTGACATCTGCATATATAAATTTCTTTCATATTCATGGACAATAAAGGGAGAATGTATTCTAAACAAGCCAGTTTCCAGCAATAAACACGATTCTACGATATTTACAAGCTGTAAGCAATCGTCTCTTCCCTTACCCGACGTCAACAATGTGTAATCAAAGAAAGCAGACTACTGTATGTATATGACCAGATTGTTGAccaatatcaatatttatctTCGATATCGAAAATATAGTGTTTgagcactctctctctctctcttttatatatatatatatatatatatatatatatatatatatatatatatatatatatatatatatatatataaataaaattatatatacactAGCATATATAAAGTGTAGGATCTAATATATAcatactaagccagtaaactgaatattTAGAGCACTAacaatggctaacgacacgaacaataagtTACATGGTTTTGTTGACAAGCACAAAGTTGCCAATgctcttttgttttcattgattAAAACGAGGAAACAGttgatattattatactttcatgttaaatactgaaatctgattggttaaaacACAGTTgacaatccgttctattaccctcagcgttagaaacacacttagcaacgggtaacacaacgaattattacatgcgcgtaaattatgcgcttACGGTTCGGCGTacaattcacgtcatttctatataaaagcagttaaAAATTCTCTAttattaagacattcagtataataaaataaatagtgcctgtttgggaggataacagttgaaattgacaccccgaggaaaccattgtcaacctccgcttcgcgtcggttgacaatggtttcctcggggtgtcaatttcaactgttacccccccccccccccaaacaggcactatttatacaATGTTACTAATGATtcgaatttaaaaatattttcatcgcgtcgtcaggattaTCTTCTTGACAG
Coding sequences within it:
- the LOC128166590 gene encoding allatostatin-A receptor-like isoform X3 — encoded protein: MSNIVGNLSNFTTMYPNTSCENLTLCNRTDEYLNMEAFLRFEHLVQIIIPMIFGLIVILGFVGNILVIFVVWSYKQMQNTTNILIVSLAVADLFFIIFCVPFTAASYAMWIWPFGAIWCKIAHYLMHVSAYASVWTLVLLSLDRYLAVVHPIPSMRLRNRRNTYLLVYITWTFICCGNVPIFLQYGVVHYNWMGFQRSACLNLDGMRNKMKQKVFYVCFFAFGYMIPLMLICLLYGFLLKRLLYGVVPGGSQRADSIRAKKRVTKMVVIVVLIFALCWLPIQVIFLVQNFHPDYELTTKTSSINMAANCLAYMNSCVNPILYAFLSENFRRSFRRLLCCLPEPCSKYAHEKTNVRGMETRDTLLNNGSSKSKSENGKDKNCNVGECIELKALTEL
- the LOC128166590 gene encoding allatostatin-A receptor-like isoform X2, coding for MEMSNIVGNLSNFTTMYPNTSCENLTLCNRTDEYLNMEAFLRFEHLVQIIIPMIFGLIVILGFVGNILVIFVVWSYKQMQNTTNILIVSLAVADLFFIIFCVPFTAASYAMWIWPFGAIWCKIAHYLMHVSAYASVWTLVLLSLDRYLAVVHPIPSMRLRNRRNTYLLVYITWTFICCGNVPIFLQYGVVHYNWMGFQRSACLNLDGMRNKMKQKVFYVCFFAFGYMIPLMLICLLYGFLLKRLLYGVVPGGSQRADSIRAKKRVTKMVVIVVLIFALCWLPIQVIFLVQNFHPDYELTTKTSSINMAANCLAYMNSCVNPILYAFLSENFRRSFRRLLCCLPEPCSKYAHEKTNVRGMETRDTLLNNGSSKSKSENGKDKNCNVGECIELKALTEL